A single window of Colletotrichum destructivum chromosome 9, complete sequence DNA harbors:
- a CDS encoding Putative serine hydrolase FSH, alpha/Beta hydrolase translates to MLRFLCLPGAYGSSDKFQVQLAPILKELTEDGTAQFHFIHGPCKAVPPAGFEDYFGAPPYYRFIEPDRDVEKSHSDDVLARIRDFPQCETAEDTMRDLMREGIATTHRSTDRAIKYLADIVAKRGPFDGIIGYSEGATVASTFMLYEQRRLKRSGIKPAFKYGIFFAGWPPVDPKTHALVLSDETDERIEARTLHIIGSLDPYVDGSMALYNMCDPDTAYLFDHAKGHTLPRDKDTIKELGDIIRETQTEMQEEGILTSS, encoded by the exons ATGCTGCGCTTCTTGTGCCTCCCCGGAGCCTACGGCAGCTCGGAC AAATTCCAAGTCCAACTTG CCCCCATCCTCAAGGAGCTCACCGAGGACGGCACCGCGCAGTTCCACTTCATCCACGGACCCTGCAAAGCCGTCCCGCCGGCCGGGTTCGAGGACTACTTTGGCGCGCCGCCGTACTACCGCTTCATCGAGCCCGACAGGGATGTCGAGAAGTCGCACAgcgacgacgtgctcgcGCGTATCCGCGACTTCCCGCAAtgcgagacggccgaggacaCGATGCGCGACCTCATGCGCGAGGGCATCGCGACGACGCACCGCAGCACCGACCGCGCCATCAAGtacctcgccgacatcgtcgccaaGCGCGGGCCCTTtgacggcatcatcggctACTCCGAGGGCGCCACCGTCGCTTCCACCTTTATGCTGTACGAGCAGCGCCGCCTCAAGCGCTCCGGCATCAAGCCGGCCTTCAAGTAcggcatcttcttcgccggctGGCCCCCcgtcgaccccaagacccacgccctcgtcctgtccgacgagacggacgagagGATCGAGGCGCGAACCCTGCACATTA TCGGATCTCTGGACCCGTACGTCGACGGCTCCATGGCGCTGTACAACATGTGCGACCCGGACACGGCGTACCTCTTCGACCACGCCAAGGGCCACACTCTGCCCCGTGACAAGGACACGATCAAGGAGCTGGGCGACATCATCCGCGAGACCCAGACCGAGAtgcaggaggaggggattCTGACGTCGTCATGA